A window from Primulina huaijiensis isolate GDHJ02 chromosome 11, ASM1229523v2, whole genome shotgun sequence encodes these proteins:
- the LOC140987527 gene encoding transcription initiation factor IIB-2-like, protein MSDTYCTDCKRNTEVVFDHAAGDTVCSECGLVLESRSIDESSEWRTFADESGDHDPNRVGGPVNPFLADAALSTVISRSANGSNADSSLARLQNRGGDPDRAIVLAFKTISSMADRLSLVTTIKDRASELYKRLEDQKCTRGRNLEALVAGCIYIACRQEGKPRTVKEICSMVAGGATKKEIGRAKEFIVKQLKVEMGESMEMGTIHAGDYLRRFCSNLGMSNEEVKAVQETVQKSGDYDIRRSPISIAAAIIFMITQLSDSKKPLRDISIATTVAEGTIKNSYRDLYPHAAKIIPEWYAKERDVKNLSIPKA, encoded by the exons ATGTCTGACACCTACTGTACAGACTGCAAGCGAAATACAGAGGTGGTGTTTGATCACGCCGCCGGGGACACCGTCTGCTCCGAATGCGGCCTTGTCCTCGAATCCCGCTCCATTGACGAGTCATCCGAGTGGCGCACCTTTGCCGATGAGTCCGGCGATCACGATCCCAATCGTGTCGGTGGACCAGTTAACCCCTTCTTGGCTGACGCTGCTCTTTCGACCGTTATTTCTCGGAGTGCTAATGGTTCTAATGCAGATTCATCTCTGGCCCGCTTGCAGAATCGGGGTGGGGATCCAGACCGGGCTATTGTCCTGGCCTTCAAGACTATTTCTAGCATGGCTGATAG GTTGAGTCTTGTAACGACAATTAAG GACCGGGCTAGTGAACTATACAAAAGGTTGGAGGATCAGAAATGTACAAGAGGAAGAAATTTGGAGGCTTTAGTGGCTGGCTGCATTTATATTGCTTGTCGGCAGGAAGGCAAGCCACGCACAGTAAAAG AAATTTGCTCAATGGTTGCTGGAGGAGCTACAAAGAAAGAAATCGGAAGAGCAAAAGAATTTATTGTGAAACAGTTAAAGGTTGAGATGGGTGAATCAATGGAGATGGGCACCATACATGCAGGGGACTATCTG AGGCGCTTTTGTTCAAATCTTGGTATGAGTAACGAAGAGGTCAAAGCTGTTCAAGAAACTGTCCAGAAGTCAGGGGACTATGATATAAG GAGGAGCCCTATTTCGATTGCTGCTGCGATCATTTTTATGATAACCCAGCTCTCAGATTCAAAAAAACCCTTAAGAG ATATATCAATCGCTACTACCGTTGCAGAAGGGACGATAAAGAACTCTTACAGGGATCTGTACCCCCATGCAGCCAAGATAATACCAGAGTGGTATGCAAAGGAAAGGGATGTTAAGAACCTTTCCATTCCTAAGGCCTAA